One Dioscorea cayenensis subsp. rotundata cultivar TDr96_F1 chromosome 17, TDr96_F1_v2_PseudoChromosome.rev07_lg8_w22 25.fasta, whole genome shotgun sequence DNA window includes the following coding sequences:
- the LOC120280373 gene encoding protein MIZU-KUSSEI 1-like, whose translation MSTIMARSPLESSSSRRNFQWISRGSVKESEKKYGEEEFTFFTDEEAPTATAMASPAATKKKTLSSASVAVMRLRSVIAAVIAGRDRLAGLGPRVTGTIFGRRRGHVKLAFQADQRSSPAILVELAKPTSALVREMASGMVRIALEAEKAVASTGRLLDQPLWQAYCNGRKCGYAVRRECGASDWKVLKAIEPVTMGAGVLPAEGDEPEGEMMFMRARFERVVGSRDSEAFYMMNPDGNSGAELSVYLLRV comes from the coding sequence ATGAGCACCATCATGGCCAGAAGTCCTCTTGAGTCCTCTTCATCCAGGAGAAACTTCCAGTGGATTTCAAGAGGAAGTGTTAAAGAGTCTGAGAAGAAGTATGGTGAAGAAGAATTTACATTCTTCACAGATGAAGAAGCCCCTACGGCGACTGCCATGGCTTCTCCGGCTGCCACGAAGAAGAAAACTTTATCATCTGCTTCAGTTGCTGTTATGAGATTGCGGTCGGTTATCGCTGCTGTTATCGCCGGAAGAGATAGGTTGGCTGGGCTCGGTCCTCGGGTCACCGGGACTATATTTGGCCGTCGGAGAGGACATGTCAAGTTGGCCTTTCAGGCTGATCAGAGATCTTCTCCTGCCATTCTTGTTGAGCTTGCAAAGCCAACAAGTGCTCTTGTGAGAGAGATGGCCTCAGGGATGGTGAGGATTGCTCTCGAGGCCGAGAAGGCCGTGGCTTCGACCGGGAGGCTGTTAGATCAACCATTGTGGCAGGCTTACTGCAACGGGAGGAAATGCGGCTACGCCGTGCGGCGAGAATGCGGTGCCAGTGATTGGAAGGTATTGAAGGCTATCGAACCGGTGACGATGGGGGCCGGTGTGTTACCGGCCGAAGGCGATGAGCCGGAGGGGGAAATGATGTTCATGAGAGCGAGGTTTGAGAGAGTGGTTGGTTCCAGGGACTCTGAAGCATTCTACATGATGAATCCTGATGGAAATTCTGGAGCTGAACTTAGTGTGTACTTGCTTAGAGTTTGA